In Argiope bruennichi chromosome X1, qqArgBrue1.1, whole genome shotgun sequence, the genomic stretch taaaaaaaaatctttttttaaaaaaaatccgggAGTTTAAACAAACACTTAAAATCGtgaaacaatgataaaaatgttCTAAGTAAAACAGGAATAATACCATAAATTTTACCActtcataaattttagtttttaataaatgttaaatttagttttaaataaatgtttaattattttctttctcataatATTCCTTCTAgttctaatattttcttcatcatattgTTTTTGATACCTTATGTTTTAACGTTTTTATTTgtcataagattaaaaaaaaatattttcgattttttttgctaataagagttttctaaaatctttcctcacttttttttttttttttaaatttttaatctctttgttatactttatttttataaatattatgaaatcttacaataatgattttcaaattcaCAACTATATGGCACTaacatatagaatgaaaatattctaatattcaaataataagctctgaaaatattaaaatagtataatgaCGTCTGGAAtacaaatatgtataatatttcagATCTTCAGTACATCAGTAACTAAGTGAAATATCAATGATATAATTCCATCTTTACTAACatgaagtaaacaaaattaaataaaagaatgtaaaatgctTAAGAAAATGAGCACCTCTATCCAGTTTGGCAGagagcaaaataattttgaataatgtaaatACTACGTACAGGTACTGACCTCGAAGCTCTCTAGCTTCTAGTTCATTTTTTACAGCGTTTTGTATGAAAGGCGAGTCCATAAGTTCTTCAGCGTTCAACTCTCCGTTGCCGTCCTTATCATTATCATTTAccattttaatgacaaaatgcaACTGCTTTGCAACACGGCGCTGAAAATAAGCAAAGAAAAAGCACAGTTAACTTGACAGTGCAAATGCTGCTCAATCAAGATTCAGATAATTGTATTAAACGATTGACTTGATCTAAAaagatttaacaaataaaaaattaaatttcgcatctagttaattttttcaaataattttaatctccctggacctttattagaaaatgtacttcaaaaatttaaaaaataagacgtTTTCGGAAAGCACTCTTTTATTCGTgcatcaaaatatagaaaatattgttttttaatcaaaaattgtagAAGGTTGAGTTGGCACTCTAGGtgtattcaattattaattccgttcataaaatatcttaattttaatgaatacttaAGGACTTTAATTTTTGACAGTCATTGAGTTTAATAtctttattgcattatatttaacGCTTCACTATTTTTCGATTTTTGCATTGAACTTCAggtataattatttgaaaaaaaaatgttatgtagtTTAATATACAAACGGaagtatgttttcaaaaattttattatctttttagtCCTAAATCTACTTCATTCTTCActaatatatgatttataatttgtatactGATCTAATAATTTGTATACTGAGTATATGGATTGGAAGTTTTTGACAATAACTGTCAAATAATTACGATTTAAGGCCtcatattatttatgttaaaatctattttcgCTGGCTTTCAGagatagtttgaaattaaaagagattaaatttctaaatttatttcttgttcttctAAAATGAGTCGATTCTCGAAAAGTGAATACAtctttaagtagcaaattttccACTCTCTCTACTCTTTCTGACAACCTTTTCAGTAATGctaacaaatttttcttattttaagataTCTTTTTCAGATACCAACGttgtagaaaatttaataaatattcttattcagaatcaaattatatttgccCTGATTGTAAGACTCAAGTATTTGAAAATGGCTATAAGTCAAAGACCTGCCAGCTCCTATCATATCACATTTTATAATTGAgtataaaatcatttaagaatttCGCTAATTTGAACATTATATTCTTTACATATGCTGAGAAAAGTAAACCTTGGAGATGAATGCATAAtaaacagatagaaaaaaaaaaaaaataacgaagttAGCTTGTGCTGCCATCTAGAGAGCGCTTCTGGAGTTATACGTAAATAGGTGGAAAGTTAGcttgaaatttgtttaaactaATAGAATTTCTTTTCACGGAAATTATTTGCTCGtcttttgaatgaatttgatatgatataaatcaaattcatacataaaatttttccattttaaattatctttgattgCTCTTATTCTCAACTTTAAATCTACATCTTCTTAATTTCCActgcatttagaattttatagaatTGGCACCGATAAATTTTTCTCTCACCTTTTCTATAACTTGccgttattttttaagaaatcaagatCTACAAATAAGCGTAGCATTTTTTAATGGgtataatttgaaaaaacacatgattatatttaatttatttttacattttttaaacaatttaataatgatcatatatatatataattattaattttctttgttaataataaattaaaacaatataagtaataatagtggaatgatggttttatttattaataatataaattaacatattatatgaggaataaatttttgcatttttttatctccccacaaccagaaattcTTTACTAAAAGTTTTCTTAACATTTCTGAACCATTTGCCTATCTTACCATTTTTTTCTACTCCTTTACAGAGATAAGCATAGCTGTATTTAtctctattatttaaattattatttcaatttaagtgtattattttaaattattatccaagtattgcaatttttttaatacaaattttatcgaATGTTGCATCTTATGCCAATTCTTTAGCAAATAACTGTTTCTCATTTAGATTTCTAGTTCTCAATCTATATTTGTTGAGTTGTCAATGAAAATAACAGtgaaaactacaatttttttttctcaaatttaaatttctatttattatttactgttgaaaaagcattttaatgatttaaaattgatttttaatcgctataatttattttttaaattaaaaatgctactTTGAAAATACACTCAGAATctgatttcctttttttcaacttttttagaattgtttttttcagtgcattttagatttttacaaatcagattttaattttaaaaactttctcatTTTATCATTGACTATACTGATTCCATGGCTATTATGGCATTCTAGAATAAAAGAGCATGAGTACTTCTGTTATAATAAACCAAAGCATCTTCTTCTATCTGATGTTTATTTGCAAATGccattttgtaacaaaataatacttttcaatataaggtattaatttaaaatctgatagaataattgttaaatatgaaattgcTTTTACTCAAACtaacaacaaacaaaaaacatttttaaagcattagaaattttatgaatacaaaattgAGTGGTAGCTCAACTTcaaaatctgtaaattaaaaaacattggtTTTTTTCTTGTGCTGCGAATGACTGTAAGAAAAGTGCAAGTGAAACTTTCCACTTACGACTAGATTTGGCAGGAGGGATGGCATCTGATCTGATCGCCCGAGTCTTGGGATAGAATTAGTTGTTTTTGTAAAGAATTGCGCATCTGTTTCTTTCGTGATTACGAGTAGATAAGCCACACAGAAGCAGAAGAATACctcaaaagctataaaaataaaaattaattagctataaaaataaaactgaaatgttctaattaaataaattaaaacaaaataacattggATTTTCAAACTTAatgataaatactattttattcacTCCTAATTCACTAATTATTCtacatattaatatgttttaaaatcgaTGAATCTGTAGTGTatcgagaaaaataatatttaattgaatttggaacagaattaattttctttccttatttctaTAATGAcagttcttgaaatttttaaaggtgATTAGATAAATGTCCCTTAATGACAGAAAAGACTTTGGATAGTTTTTAAGCAAAGTTCAAAGACAAATGCAAAGAATGGAATTCTCGTGTGCTAATTACCCTAATGAGAAATTTCTAACTTATTGTCTATTATTGCTTGTCTTAAAGAGGAAAAGAATTCACCGGTATTAGAACAAAAGAAGATCTAAATTCAggtcttttacttaaaaaaaattctagggtataaaataaaacttactggCAAGAAGCAAATGCATTGAACTCAATATTATATGTGTAAAAAAGGTATGGTTGTTTACATCCCGAGCAAagatttgttcattttatttagtatttttttttttttttgtgtgtgtgtgtgtgtttcaaaaTGTGATTTTGAAAACTCTTGATTTTGAAACAAGCAGTAAAAGCAAGTTTTTAATAGCAGGTAAGTAAATTATGGCAAATTTTAGCGACATTTGGGTATATTTTATTTTGGCTTTTATAGACAAGGGAATTAATTTCTGGCTTTGCCAAGAccatgattaaattaaattgcaaGATTAAAATTGCCGAGAGCATGATAAGCATCTAaagatatttacttaaaattgacCGAGATATTCTcttggaatatatttttgaagtagtagtagacatgattttaaaattttttgtgtttaaaatgttttgaaaaaattcgtaaagattttctcttatttcgtcgatttctttctttattgacAACAACAATTTAAATGATCTTAACATAAGTAGGTATACTAGATTGAATTGAGTACTATTGGTTTCATTTATAGGAGGTTTTACACCAAATAAGTAAATACTATAGTAAATAATCGAAATTATCTTCGAAAAGCTTTGcatgtttttctgttttttgcTTTCAAGTTTGCATCTGGAGACCGTAGATTTTACATACAAAGGAAACTTATCAAGATATTCTTAATTCTTCAATAgttattgttctttattattattcttgcaATAGTAATTATGGATAAGTTTTCTTACAAggagcaaaaaattattttcatagaaatctgtTATCAGTATTGGACTGTTATTTCAAACATTAGCAACATACAGTTGCAATTATATGAAATAGTTTGTATATCCGAAGCATAGTAaagaaagatattataattatatgttcCAGTAAAAATTCCTAATAGACTCcatattattgagaaaaaaaaaaaaagattattgaaataGTAAATGAAAACTTTCAACTTACCTCTCAtggttaaaaaaaggaaattctagaAATCTAACAAAATTTACGGGGGACAATTTCACTCACAGTCTGGAAGAGAGAAGAACAAATATAGTaaatgaaaattcgtaaatttcctTCACTTCAAGTAATGGCCGAGTGATGCGGGTTCTGTGGAATTAAGCACTTGTCTTCGATCACGATAGTGGCTTAGATGAAGAGCCCAGATGTTTCTGAAATCCAGACATGAAGAAGGTTAATCAGATGAAAgcaatttatcaacatttattgaGGCAGGTGAAAACAGATTTGATGAAAAGAACGTTAGCGTTAAACGATTGAAGGCCTTGTAGCAAACGATATTTCATCAGGTCACTGAACATTTAACTGAAAGAGGGTAGATACTTATTGttcaaatagataatttatttttgctcatttatTAAGCTGTTATTGTTCTTTCTCTTCATTTACGTTTGCTCtgagaataaaaatgttaaagtttagttttatttaacaataaattatttttatggaaagaacttagctaatttgatattttttcatccCCATCTATTTGACCTTTTTCCttagttcttaaatttttttcacatattgttaaaatatcatctgtgcttttaattattaattccaaatcaaagcagaaaattgtaaatattcgcttttattaatgatttggattttttgaattaaatgcatttgaataGTATGTCCTCAGTGATCACAAGTGAATAATTTTTCAGGTCTTAATTCACTCGATAACTTTACTGTTGGACaatatattcaatagaaaaagcaatgaaaattgtccacctaaaaaaaaaaaaaaaaaaaaaaaaaaaactttaaacacgCCAATTTTGAATTGTACTGAAGTCATTTTTGATGCAGCCATTaaacaataaaactattttattcctttattacaTAGTGACTACTTAAAAAATGctgtatattgtattttaataaaattacttatttataaatgttactatttattaaaatttttccttttttgactTTCACTTATTATCACTTTATTCATTATCTGTGAATCATTAAGCTGTTCTCATGTTTCAAATAGGTCTTTTTTGTCCTTTTTAGTTTAGAAACTCTCGCTATTTTTTGCCATAAATCATTTTAAggttcggttttttttttaaatttcaatttctgtgCAAATCAAACTTTTAGTCTGATTACATCAAATTTGAAGCAGCCAATACAGCTGCCCTCccgtttaagaaatatattatatttgcagaaaatatatgcaaatattagaGCTCATATAATTTACTATCAGtagatgtaaatttattttactgataataaaataaatatcttgctaaaaataaatgttgaattagAGTATGTTATATGAGAGATCTCTATATTCGGAGGTAATTTCTTACTGTTGGCAATGCtctataaatttgcattaaaatataattactgctTTAAAAATACTCTATTGAATACTAAGTAAGAGTATTTGCATttccattataatatttaaagcacTCAAGATTTACAAGGCCGAAGCAGCGGTTCGGCGTTTTAAGTATATTAGAtggtaattattatatttagaggTTAATGGTCGCAGACAAGaatctttacaaatttaaaagtcaCTTAGAAAATCAAGGgtgagaaagaaaattaattctgtaattgAACCATGCATGTCGAGAAAATTCTTCTTAAACAGTCATTTTGAATGGAAGTTTTGGTTTCGCTTAGAGCACAAATGTAGTTTAGTTTTCCCTGAAAAGTTCTCTGAAAATTGGCGTCTTCTTTGGTTAATGAAGACATTTCAAGTTTGATTCTGTACGCTTAAATAGAAATGTGGACTTTCGTACTTATAATGATTATCTATGGAGGTCTCATTTTGTGAAAAACAGAAATCACAAAATTTTgcaacacatttttgaaataattcattcattttaacaagatatattatatattaacatatttctaaaatcattcaTCCGTTTTATACTAAGAACAACTgacaaagatattaattttaaaaattgttttaaaata encodes the following:
- the LOC129959106 gene encoding uncharacterized protein LOC129959106 isoform X1 yields the protein MRAFEVFFCFCVAYLLVITKETDAQFFTKTTNSIPRLGRSDQMPSLLPNLVRRVAKQLHFVIKMVNDNDKDGNGELNAEELMDSPFIQNAVKNELEARELRGQYLAPTGEATREEESDGNQRLNLEENFIM
- the LOC129959106 gene encoding uncharacterized protein LOC129959106 isoform X2, which encodes MRAFEVFFCFCVAYLLVITKETDAQFFTKTTNSIPRLGRSDQMPSLLPNLVRRVAKQLHFVIKMVNDNDKDGNGELNAEELMDSPFIQNAVKNELEARELRELPLEKQREKRNQMETKG